Proteins encoded in a region of the Clostridium butyricum genome:
- a CDS encoding phosphodiester glycosidase family protein, whose translation MTRKKKSDEENRKGFRPLVFFMSIIYIVIFLGITTPLVLIFGPYENTRRALINTILATRHAYWITDNMSQETINNLLGIKETAAEVKNDNEVKQDIDKVNVKYTSGTEITQYNINTDRYTAYILEIKNPCSIKVSMTKYLGKLGQKTSDMAEEHNAIAAINGGAFVDESSDGTVYAGTGARPGGFVISNGKVVYPTENVDKDNVENVVAFTKSGKLIVGDHSLRELEKLNVQEAMCFRKPNIIINGERQVKDKMAEGLNPRTAVGQKEDGTVIFLVIDGRKITAPGASLYDVQEIMMERGAVNAGALDGGYSSTMYYKGEVINSPNAWNGERSVATAFYVE comes from the coding sequence GTGACGAGAAAGAAGAAGAGTGACGAAGAAAATAGAAAAGGATTTAGACCTTTAGTTTTTTTTATGTCAATCATTTATATAGTTATTTTTTTAGGAATAACTACACCACTTGTGTTAATATTTGGTCCATATGAAAATACGAGAAGAGCACTTATAAATACTATTTTAGCTACAAGACATGCATATTGGATTACAGATAACATGTCTCAAGAAACAATAAATAATCTTCTTGGAATAAAGGAAACAGCGGCTGAAGTAAAAAATGATAATGAAGTAAAACAGGACATTGATAAGGTAAACGTAAAATATACTAGTGGAACTGAGATTACACAATATAATATAAATACTGATAGATATACTGCCTATATACTTGAAATTAAAAACCCATGCAGTATTAAGGTTTCTATGACTAAATATCTTGGAAAGCTTGGACAAAAAACAAGTGATATGGCAGAAGAACATAATGCAATAGCGGCAATAAATGGAGGTGCATTTGTTGACGAATCAAGTGATGGAACTGTGTATGCAGGAACAGGGGCAAGACCAGGAGGTTTTGTAATTTCTAATGGAAAAGTAGTATATCCAACTGAAAATGTTGATAAAGATAATGTTGAAAATGTTGTTGCATTTACTAAAAGCGGAAAACTAATTGTAGGAGACCATTCATTGCGAGAACTTGAAAAGCTTAATGTTCAGGAAGCAATGTGTTTTAGAAAACCTAATATTATAATAAATGGAGAAAGACAAGTAAAAGACAAGATGGCAGAAGGTCTTAATCCACGAACTGCTGTTGGACAAAAAGAAGATGGTACTGTAATATTCCTTGTTATTGATGGGCGAAAGATAACTGCACCAGGGGCAAGCCTTTATGATGTTCAGGAAATAATGATGGAAAGAGGTGCTGTTAACGCAGGTGCACTCGATGGAGGATATTCTTCAACAATGTATTACAAAGGAGAGGTTATAAATTCTCCTAATGCATGGAATGGAGAGAGAAGTGTTGCTACAGCATTTTATGTTGAATAA
- a CDS encoding 2-hydroxyacyl-CoA dehydratase encodes MIKYKIGVDVGSTTVKLAVLDDSNKLIYSKYERHFSDIKSTIITLINECYEALGDIGCTICITGSGGLSVSKWLNFNFEQEVISCSKTVEEIIPETDVVIELGGEDAKITYFKGGIEQRMNGSCAGGTGAFIDQMAVLLNTDAGGLNELAKEHKIIYNIASRCGVFAKTDVQPLINEGANKADIAASIFQAVVNQTISGLACGKPIRGKVALLGGPLYFLSELRQRFIETLNLTGENVIIPENSQLFVSIGAALLSEKESKISLKEIVERVSKISDIKEDGAERLEPLFNNKEEYDEFKLRHDKSIVKRRDIRSYKGKAFLGIDAGSTTTKVTLMSDECELLYSYYGSNEGNPLYKVINIIKDLNNKLPKEVEIVNSAVTGYGEALIKAALHIDIGEIETIAHYKAADFFLPGVDFILDIGGQDMKCLKIKNGAIDSILLNEACSSGCGSFIESFAKSLSMKVEDFAKEALFSKAPVDLGSRCTVFMNSRVKQSQKEGAEVSDISAGLSYSVIKNALYKVIKLRDESDIGEKVIVQGGTFYNEAVLRSFEKISGKDAVRPDIAGLMGAFGCSLIAKERYSENYKTTLISKNGIEDFKIESMFRRCGKCGNNCLLTINKFSTGEEFISGNRCERGSGIEKTDSKKLPNLYDYKYKRTFGYKPLKDDEAVRGTIGIPRVLNMYENYPFWFTLLTKLGFSVMLSAPSSKKIYELGIETIPSESACYPAKLTHGHIINLINRGINNIFYPCVVYEKKEFREADNNYNCPMVISYPEAIRNNIDELKDKNINFMQPFLSLDNPRELIKRIHEEFKMFNVSLEEAKNAVECAVAEQENYKNDIRKKGEEVIQYLKQNNERGIVLCGRPYHIDPEINHGIPGIINSYGMAVLTEDSVSHLGEIKGKLRVVDQWVYHSRLYRAASLVAEEPYLDIIQLNSFGCGLDAVTTDQVSEIISAKGKIYTVLKIDEGNNLGAARIRIRSLKAAMDERLRKNYIPVEEKIEYKNRIFTEEMRKNHTILCPQMSPIHFDIIQEAVRASGYKLEVLPSIDRNAIEEGLKYVNNDACYPSIIVVGQIIEALKSGRYDINNTSVIISQTGGGCRATNYIGFLKLALKEAGFEQVPVISLNAVGLGDQPGFKIGIKMINRALMAIVYGDLLMRVLYKTRPYEKVENSANKLYEKWNEAAKENVRNGSKREFSRNVKSIIKEFDELELLNIKKPKVGIVGEILVKFHPTANNDIIGTLEREGAEVVVPDFLDFFFYSALDEDFKAKYLGGKKITKNIYNCAIMYMETYRSTMKKYLDRSNRFSSPKHIKELAKMASPILSLGNQTGEGWFLTAEMIELIESGTKNIACLQPFACLPNHVTGKGMIKTLKEKYSDSNIVAIDYDPGASNVNQLNRIKLMLSVAFKNIDSDVNVDYKEAEVEVPDVQGEIGINHV; translated from the coding sequence ATGATAAAGTATAAAATTGGTGTAGATGTAGGATCAACTACTGTAAAATTAGCAGTTTTAGATGATAGTAATAAATTAATTTACAGTAAATATGAAAGACATTTTTCAGATATAAAAAGTACTATTATAACATTAATAAACGAATGCTATGAAGCCCTAGGTGATATTGGTTGTACCATTTGTATAACCGGTTCTGGGGGTCTTTCTGTTTCTAAGTGGCTTAATTTTAATTTTGAACAGGAAGTTATATCTTGTTCAAAGACAGTTGAAGAAATAATTCCAGAAACAGATGTTGTAATAGAACTTGGAGGTGAAGATGCAAAAATAACATATTTTAAAGGCGGTATAGAACAAAGAATGAATGGAAGCTGCGCAGGGGGTACTGGTGCATTTATAGATCAGATGGCTGTTTTATTAAATACAGATGCTGGTGGTCTTAATGAACTCGCTAAAGAGCATAAAATTATTTATAATATTGCATCAAGATGTGGCGTATTCGCAAAAACAGATGTTCAGCCTTTAATTAATGAAGGTGCAAATAAGGCAGATATTGCTGCTTCTATATTTCAAGCAGTTGTAAATCAAACAATAAGTGGACTTGCGTGTGGAAAGCCAATAAGAGGAAAAGTTGCATTGCTTGGAGGTCCGTTATATTTCTTGTCAGAGCTTAGACAAAGATTTATAGAAACTTTAAATCTTACAGGTGAAAATGTGATTATTCCTGAAAATTCACAATTATTTGTATCAATAGGAGCGGCATTACTATCAGAAAAAGAAAGTAAAATTTCATTGAAAGAGATAGTAGAGAGAGTTTCAAAGATATCTGATATAAAAGAGGATGGAGCTGAAAGACTTGAACCACTATTTAATAATAAAGAAGAATATGATGAGTTTAAGCTTAGACATGATAAAAGTATTGTTAAAAGAAGAGATATAAGAAGTTATAAAGGAAAAGCATTTTTAGGAATAGATGCTGGTTCAACTACAACAAAAGTTACACTTATGAGTGATGAGTGTGAGCTTCTTTATAGTTATTATGGTAGCAATGAAGGAAATCCACTTTATAAGGTTATAAATATAATTAAAGACTTAAATAACAAACTTCCAAAAGAAGTTGAAATTGTAAATAGTGCAGTGACAGGATATGGTGAAGCGTTGATAAAGGCTGCACTTCATATCGATATTGGTGAAATTGAAACGATAGCCCATTATAAAGCAGCTGATTTCTTTTTGCCAGGAGTTGATTTCATTTTAGATATAGGCGGCCAAGATATGAAATGCCTAAAAATAAAAAATGGAGCAATCGATAGTATATTATTAAATGAAGCATGTTCATCTGGATGTGGTTCATTTATTGAAAGTTTTGCAAAATCTCTAAGTATGAAAGTTGAAGACTTTGCAAAAGAAGCTTTATTTTCAAAAGCACCAGTTGACCTTGGATCAAGATGTACAGTTTTTATGAATTCAAGAGTAAAACAGTCTCAAAAAGAAGGTGCTGAAGTTTCAGATATTTCTGCTGGACTTTCATATTCAGTTATTAAAAATGCTTTATACAAAGTTATTAAATTACGAGATGAAAGTGATATTGGAGAAAAAGTTATTGTTCAGGGTGGAACTTTTTACAATGAAGCAGTTTTAAGAAGTTTTGAGAAAATATCAGGGAAAGATGCAGTAAGACCTGATATAGCTGGTCTTATGGGAGCTTTTGGTTGTTCTTTGATTGCCAAGGAAAGATATAGTGAAAATTATAAAACTACTCTTATTTCTAAAAATGGAATTGAAGACTTTAAAATAGAATCCATGTTTAGAAGATGTGGTAAGTGTGGAAATAATTGTCTTTTAACTATAAATAAATTTTCAACAGGAGAAGAATTTATTTCTGGAAACAGATGTGAAAGAGGAAGTGGAATTGAAAAAACAGATAGTAAAAAACTTCCTAACCTGTATGATTATAAATATAAGAGAACCTTTGGATATAAACCATTAAAAGATGATGAGGCTGTGAGGGGAACAATAGGTATTCCTAGAGTTTTAAATATGTATGAAAACTATCCATTCTGGTTTACTTTATTGACAAAACTAGGATTTAGTGTAATGTTATCAGCTCCTTCGAGTAAAAAAATATATGAACTTGGAATTGAAACAATACCATCAGAATCAGCTTGTTATCCAGCAAAATTGACTCATGGGCATATTATAAACTTAATTAATAGGGGGATAAATAATATTTTTTATCCATGTGTAGTCTATGAGAAAAAGGAATTTAGAGAAGCAGATAACAATTACAATTGTCCAATGGTAATTTCTTATCCAGAAGCCATAAGAAATAATATTGATGAACTGAAAGATAAAAATATAAACTTTATGCAGCCATTTTTATCTCTTGATAATCCAAGAGAATTGATTAAAAGAATACATGAAGAATTTAAAATGTTCAATGTATCATTAGAAGAGGCGAAAAATGCAGTAGAATGCGCTGTGGCAGAACAGGAAAATTATAAAAATGATATAAGAAAAAAAGGTGAAGAAGTAATACAATACTTAAAACAGAATAATGAGAGAGGTATTGTGCTTTGTGGAAGACCGTATCATATAGATCCTGAAATAAATCATGGTATACCAGGAATTATTAACTCATATGGTATGGCTGTTCTTACAGAAGATAGTGTCAGTCATTTAGGGGAAATTAAGGGGAAACTTCGAGTAGTTGACCAATGGGTATATCATTCAAGGTTATATAGAGCAGCATCATTAGTTGCTGAAGAACCGTATTTAGATATAATTCAATTAAATTCATTCGGATGTGGACTTGATGCAGTCACAACAGATCAAGTATCAGAGATTATTTCTGCAAAAGGAAAGATATATACTGTACTTAAAATAGATGAAGGAAATAATTTGGGTGCTGCAAGAATAAGAATAAGATCACTTAAAGCTGCAATGGATGAACGATTACGTAAAAACTATATACCAGTTGAAGAAAAGATAGAATATAAGAATAGAATATTTACTGAAGAAATGAGAAAAAATCACACTATATTGTGTCCTCAAATGTCTCCAATTCATTTTGATATAATTCAGGAGGCTGTAAGAGCATCAGGATATAAACTTGAAGTACTTCCATCTATAGATAGAAATGCTATTGAGGAAGGTCTGAAATATGTAAATAATGACGCATGTTATCCATCAATAATTGTGGTTGGGCAGATTATTGAAGCATTGAAATCAGGAAGATATGATATTAATAATACATCTGTAATAATAAGTCAGACTGGTGGAGGATGTAGAGCAACAAATTATATTGGCTTTTTAAAGCTTGCACTTAAAGAAGCAGGATTTGAACAAGTTCCGGTTATTTCATTAAATGCTGTTGGGCTTGGTGATCAACCTGGATTTAAAATAGGAATAAAAATGATAAATAGAGCATTGATGGCTATTGTTTATGGGGATTTGTTAATGCGAGTATTATATAAAACAAGACCATATGAAAAAGTTGAAAATTCCGCTAACAAGCTATATGAGAAATGGAATGAAGCTGCAAAGGAAAATGTACGTAATGGAAGTAAGCGTGAGTTTTCGAGAAATGTAAAAAGTATAATAAAAGAATTTGATGAACTTGAACTTCTTAATATAAAGAAGCCTAAAGTGGGAATCGTAGGAGAAATATTAGTTAAATTTCATCCTACTGCAAATAATGATATTATAGGTACATTAGAACGAGAAGGGGCAGAAGTTGTAGTGCCTGATTTCCTTGACTTTTTCTTTTATTCAGCTTTGGATGAAGACTTTAAGGCAAAATATTTAGGTGGAAAAAAAATTACGAAGAATATATATAATTGCGCAATAATGTATATGGAGACATATAGAAGTACAATGAAAAAATATCTTGATAGGAGTAATAGATTTTCAAGTCCTAAACATATAAAAGAACTTGCAAAAATGGCATCACCAATACTTTCTCTTGGGAATCAAACAGGAGAAGGGTGGTTCCTTACAGCTGAAATGATTGAACTTATAGAGAGTGGAACTAAGAATATTGCATGTTTACAACCTTTTGCATGTTTACCTAATCATGTTACAGGAAAAGGAATGATAAAAACTCTTAAGGAAAAATATTCTGATTCTAATATAGTAGCTATAGATTATGATCCAGGTGCATCCAACGTAAATCAACTCAACAGAATTAAACTGATGCTTTCAGTTGCATTTAAAAATATTGATAGTGATGTTAATGTTGATTATAAAGAAGCAGAAGTTGAAGTTCCAGATGTTCAAGGAGAAATAGGTATAAATCATGTATAA
- a CDS encoding transglutaminase-like domain-containing protein: MSAKKFFLILIGIISGTAQVGILIFLLILPSISVDTIPDASSFKSSIEELIDKFNYKSNGFINEIIIYNGTTINEGIKSNDNINKKAIQLTKDASSDRERAEIIYEWVGSNIEYDDEKAEIVLSGVDRKEMPKSGAICAFDTGKGICFDKACLYVAMARASGLKVRLLSGEAFDGEKYVGHAWNQVYLKDENIWINVDTTFYDAGNYFDSNLFNEHKIENIAGEW, encoded by the coding sequence TTGAGTGCAAAAAAGTTTTTTCTTATTTTAATTGGTATAATATCAGGTACTGCACAAGTAGGTATATTAATATTTTTATTAATATTACCTTCTATATCAGTTGATACTATTCCTGATGCATCATCCTTCAAAAGCAGTATTGAGGAACTGATTGATAAGTTTAATTATAAATCTAATGGTTTTATTAATGAGATAATAATCTATAATGGTACTACAATAAATGAAGGAATAAAATCTAATGATAATATTAATAAAAAGGCAATACAATTAACTAAAGATGCATCTAGTGATAGAGAACGAGCGGAAATTATATATGAGTGGGTAGGAAGCAATATAGAATATGATGATGAAAAGGCTGAAATAGTTTTAAGTGGTGTAGATAGAAAAGAAATGCCTAAAAGTGGTGCCATATGTGCCTTTGATACAGGTAAAGGAATATGTTTTGATAAAGCTTGTCTTTATGTAGCTATGGCAAGAGCATCTGGATTAAAAGTAAGACTTTTAAGTGGAGAAGCATTTGATGGAGAAAAATATGTAGGTCATGCATGGAATCAGGTTTACTTGAAAGATGAAAATATTTGGATTAATGTTGATACAACTTTTTATGATGCAGGTAATTATTTTGATTCTAATTTATTTAATGAACATAAGATAGAAAATATTGCAGGGGAATGGTAG
- the uvsE gene encoding UV DNA damage repair endonuclease UvsE: MKIRLGYVAISMKLGKKVTSSSSVTFKNYTRLNSEEERINKLKKVALSNLNDLEKILNYNVENSIHFYRITSALIPLVTHPEVGYWGHRQIFKKDFEAIGRIIKKNNMRVDTHPDEFNVLNSTNPRVVANTKINLICQTEWFEDMNYNDGKMVLHVGGATGGKGEGIHRFINNFYEFPEEITSRLIIENDDKTYTAGEVLNLCKTLNVPMVLDVHHHNCNNNGELIEKLIEAIFNTWNNESLPPKIHFSSPREYENDRKHADYIDVKEFVKFIESAKSIDRDFDVMLECKQKDEALYKLSEDIKLIRPDYKWIDESTFIV, translated from the coding sequence ATGAAGATAAGACTTGGCTATGTTGCTATTTCAATGAAATTAGGCAAAAAGGTTACTAGCTCTAGTTCGGTTACTTTTAAAAATTATACAAGATTAAATTCAGAAGAAGAACGAATTAATAAGCTGAAGAAAGTAGCTTTATCAAATTTAAATGATTTAGAGAAAATACTGAATTATAATGTTGAAAATAGTATACATTTTTATAGAATAACATCTGCATTAATACCTTTAGTCACACATCCTGAAGTGGGATATTGGGGACATAGACAGATATTTAAAAAGGATTTTGAAGCCATTGGTAGAATAATAAAAAAAAATAATATGAGAGTTGATACCCATCCAGATGAATTTAATGTATTAAATAGTACAAATCCAAGAGTTGTAGCAAATACTAAGATAAATTTAATATGCCAGACTGAGTGGTTTGAAGATATGAATTATAATGATGGAAAGATGGTTTTGCATGTAGGAGGTGCAACTGGTGGGAAAGGAGAAGGAATTCATAGATTTATTAATAATTTTTATGAATTTCCAGAAGAAATAACATCTAGACTTATTATTGAAAACGATGATAAAACATATACAGCAGGAGAAGTTTTGAATTTGTGTAAAACATTGAATGTTCCAATGGTATTAGATGTACATCATCATAATTGTAACAATAACGGTGAATTAATTGAAAAATTAATAGAAGCAATTTTTAATACATGGAATAATGAAAGTCTTCCACCTAAAATACATTTTTCTTCTCCAAGAGAATATGAAAATGATAGAAAACATGCTGATTATATTGATGTAAAGGAGTTTGTTAAATTTATTGAAAGTGCTAAAAGCATTGACCGAGATTTTGATGTTATGCTTGAATGTAAGCAAAAAGATGAAGCACTATATAAACTGTCAGAAGACATTAAATTAATAAGACCAGATTATAAGTGGATAGATGAAAGTACATTTATAGTCTAA
- a CDS encoding lysozyme produces MKKLKVFTFVLSALMLQSICANAASSKKSDEYTREEIENRRPGFYASDIAKSVQYVNSGKNTFSAKEAPSIDDEDDYEQIENYTYNQVGPISASDIVTINAIPGSSAKWGRANNGNWIYLENNQPGTGWKLVNGEWYYMDSNGVMQTGWVNYKGNWYYLYSSGQMAANTWVEGYYVNSSGIMV; encoded by the coding sequence ATGAAAAAATTAAAGGTTTTTACTTTTGTGCTATCTGCATTGATGCTACAAAGTATTTGTGCTAATGCAGCAAGTTCGAAGAAAAGTGATGAGTACACTAGGGAAGAAATTGAAAATAGAAGACCAGGATTTTATGCTAGTGATATAGCCAAAAGTGTTCAATATGTAAATTCAGGGAAGAACACATTTTCTGCAAAAGAAGCACCAAGCATTGATGATGAAGATGATTATGAACAAATAGAAAATTATACTTATAATCAAGTGGGACCTATAAGTGCTAGTGATATTGTCACTATTAATGCAATTCCAGGAAGCAGTGCTAAATGGGGAAGAGCTAATAATGGAAATTGGATATATCTTGAGAATAATCAGCCTGGTACTGGATGGAAGCTTGTTAATGGAGAATGGTACTATATGGATAGTAATGGCGTTATGCAGACAGGTTGGGTAAATTATAAAGGAAATTGGTATTATTTATATTCAAGTGGTCAGATGGCTGCAAATACTTGGGTTGAAGGATATTATGTAAACTCCTCTGGTATAATGGTATAA
- a CDS encoding MATE family efflux transporter: protein MGKRALTMFIRKNVLNLALPIMIEQTFVMLLGVCNTMMAGHIGEEAVSAIGMVDTINMLFISFFAALSVGATVIVAQEVGKGEHKEANEIARQALVSGMIVSLIITIFLWIFRQDIINFLYGTADENVKIDAKLYIEFTLMTYPFIAIEQIANGILRGCGDTKTPMYITIFMNVINIILGYILIYGINFLNISSFGIKGAAIAIAIARVIGTILIGFVLYRGSKIIKIQSLYPFKFNLKIQRGIFNIGLPAGMEQVIFNAGKLIVQVFIVTMGTASIAANSIAMSISQIINVPGNALCIAATTLVGQSIGRDDIKGAKSTLIYLVKFATVCLGTIGLLFVPISEWLASLYTNSEEVIHLTAVLIKANSMAIFVWPLSFVLSGGLKGAGDTRFTMITAFIGMWIFRICIGYILGIVLGFGVLGIWIGMFIDWAVRGIMYSCRLKGIKWLKYKI from the coding sequence ATGGGGAAGAGGGCTTTAACAATGTTCATAAGAAAGAACGTATTAAATCTGGCATTGCCTATAATGATTGAACAGACATTTGTTATGCTTTTAGGCGTATGCAATACTATGATGGCAGGACATATTGGAGAAGAAGCTGTTTCAGCAATTGGAATGGTAGACACAATTAATATGCTTTTTATATCATTTTTTGCTGCATTATCAGTAGGAGCAACAGTTATTGTTGCTCAGGAAGTTGGAAAAGGAGAACATAAAGAAGCAAATGAAATAGCTAGACAAGCTCTTGTTTCAGGCATGATTGTATCATTAATTATAACAATATTTTTATGGATTTTTAGACAGGATATTATTAATTTTTTATACGGTACTGCTGATGAAAATGTTAAAATTGATGCAAAACTCTATATAGAATTTACTCTTATGACATATCCATTCATAGCAATAGAACAAATTGCTAATGGAATTTTACGAGGTTGTGGGGACACAAAGACACCAATGTACATAACTATATTTATGAATGTTATAAATATAATATTAGGATACATATTGATATATGGTATAAATTTTTTGAATATATCCTCTTTTGGAATAAAAGGAGCAGCTATTGCTATAGCTATTGCAAGAGTAATAGGAACTATACTAATTGGATTCGTATTATACAGAGGAAGTAAAATAATTAAGATACAATCACTATATCCCTTCAAATTTAACTTGAAGATACAAAGAGGTATTTTTAATATAGGACTTCCAGCAGGAATGGAGCAAGTTATTTTTAATGCAGGAAAATTAATAGTTCAAGTATTTATTGTTACCATGGGAACAGCATCTATAGCTGCAAATTCAATTGCAATGTCAATATCTCAAATAATAAATGTACCCGGAAATGCACTATGTATTGCAGCCACTACTTTAGTTGGACAATCTATAGGAAGAGATGATATTAAAGGTGCAAAAAGCACTCTTATATATCTTGTTAAATTTGCTACAGTTTGTCTGGGAACAATAGGCCTTTTATTTGTACCAATATCTGAATGGCTTGCATCTCTTTATACTAATTCAGAAGAAGTAATACATTTGACTGCTGTACTTATTAAGGCGAATAGTATGGCTATTTTTGTATGGCCACTTTCTTTTGTTCTTTCAGGAGGACTTAAAGGAGCAGGAGATACACGATTTACAATGATAACAGCTTTTATAGGAATGTGGATATTTAGAATATGCATTGGGTATATACTTGGAATAGTTTTAGGATTTGGAGTTCTTGGAATATGGATAGGAATGTTCATAGACTGGGCAGTGAGAGGAATAATGTATTCTTGTAGATTAAAGGGTATAAAATGGTTAAAATATAAAATTTAA
- a CDS encoding CPC_1213 family protein, whose translation MKADNERKKKHVSHNPQAESVKAVFGEPKAKTYDPTDFKI comes from the coding sequence ATGAAAGCTGATAATGAAAGAAAAAAGAAACATGTAAGTCATAATCCCCAAGCAGAAAGTGTAAAGGCTGTATTTGGAGAACCTAAAGCAAAAACATATGATCCTACTGACTTTAAGATTTAA
- a CDS encoding FAD-dependent oxidoreductase, with product MKVLVVGCTHAGTAAVVNLKELYPESEITIYEKNDNISFLSCGIALNVGKVIESTESLFYNSPENLAKSGVNTKMKHEVLDINFDEKRVEVKNLVTQEVFYDDYDKLVLTLGSWPIVPEFEGGNLDNIVLCKNYDHALNIINKGEKAENVVIIGAGYIGVELVEAFEMQGKKVTLIDAENRIMAKYLDKEFTDIAEKEFSDRGVNLVLGEKVEKFNGENGKVNEVVTDKGTYKGDLVVLCIGFAPNTKLINGKLDTLKNGAIIIDEYMRTSREDVFAAGDCCVVKFNPAKEERYIPLATNAVRMGTLVAKNLVKPTLKYMGTQGTSGIKIYDKCIASTGLTEEGAKITTNINAGSVTITDNYRPEFMPTFEPATIKLVFDKDSRKVIGGQICSNVDLTQYMNTLSVVIQNEMTVEELAMTDFFFQPHFNKPWSLLNTVALKAI from the coding sequence ATGAAAGTTTTAGTAGTAGGATGTACACATGCAGGTACAGCAGCAGTTGTAAATTTAAAGGAATTATATCCAGAAAGTGAAATCACTATATATGAAAAAAATGATAACATCTCATTTCTATCATGTGGAATAGCATTAAACGTAGGAAAAGTAATAGAAAGTACTGAAAGTTTGTTTTATAATTCACCTGAAAACTTAGCTAAAAGTGGTGTTAATACTAAAATGAAACATGAAGTATTAGATATAAATTTTGATGAAAAAAGAGTAGAAGTAAAAAATTTAGTTACACAAGAAGTATTTTATGATGATTATGATAAATTAGTATTAACATTAGGATCTTGGCCTATTGTACCAGAATTTGAAGGAGGAAACTTAGATAATATAGTTTTATGTAAAAACTATGACCATGCATTAAATATTATTAATAAAGGAGAAAAAGCTGAGAATGTAGTTATTATAGGTGCAGGATACATTGGTGTTGAACTAGTTGAAGCTTTTGAAATGCAAGGAAAGAAAGTTACTCTTATAGATGCTGAAAATAGAATAATGGCAAAATATTTAGATAAAGAATTCACAGATATAGCAGAAAAGGAATTTAGTGATAGAGGTGTGAATTTAGTTTTAGGTGAAAAAGTTGAAAAATTTAATGGTGAAAATGGAAAAGTAAATGAAGTTGTAACTGATAAAGGAACATACAAAGGTGATTTAGTTGTTTTATGTATTGGATTTGCACCGAATACAAAGCTCATTAATGGAAAATTAGATACATTGAAGAATGGTGCTATAATCATTGATGAATATATGAGAACTAGCAGAGAAGATGTGTTTGCAGCTGGAGACTGTTGTGTTGTGAAATTTAACCCAGCTAAAGAAGAAAGATATATACCATTAGCAACAAATGCAGTTAGAATGGGTACATTAGTTGCTAAGAATCTTGTTAAGCCAACACTTAAGTATATGGGAACACAAGGAACTTCAGGAATTAAAATATATGATAAATGTATAGCTTCAACAGGATTAACAGAAGAAGGGGCTAAAATAACAACAAATATAAATGCAGGAAGTGTTACTATAACTGATAATTATAGACCAGAATTTATGCCTACTTTTGAACCTGCAACTATAAAGTTAGTATTTGATAAGGATAGTAGAAAAGTAATAGGAGGACAAATATGTTCAAATGTTGATTTGACTCAGTATATGAATACTCTATCTGTAGTAATACAAAATGAAATGACAGTTGAAGAATTAGCAATGACAGATTTCTTCTTCCAACCTCACTTTAACAAGCCTTGGAGTTTATTAAATACTGTAGCATTAAAAGCTATCTAA
- a CDS encoding tetratricopeptide repeat protein — MNYFNEGNKFYNGKDYEKAIDCYMKAIIQNINIACSYYNIGVCFIKLKKFDDAIDMLKKAISLQKESKYFFNLGYCYSMKNCLDKALCHFNLAWSIDPDDDECEKAVNLIISKLQKV; from the coding sequence ATGAATTATTTTAACGAAGGAAATAAATTTTATAATGGCAAAGATTATGAAAAAGCAATTGACTGCTATATGAAGGCAATAATTCAAAACATCAACATAGCATGTTCTTATTATAACATAGGAGTTTGCTTTATTAAGCTAAAAAAGTTTGATGATGCAATCGACATGTTAAAGAAAGCTATCTCCCTTCAAAAAGAAAGTAAGTACTTTTTTAATCTCGGTTATTGCTACAGCATGAAAAACTGCCTTGATAAAGCGCTATGTCATTTTAATCTTGCATGGTCAATAGACCCTGATGATGATGAATGTGAAAAAGCTGTTAATCTAATAATATCAAAATTGCAAAAAGTATAA